Proteins from one Ricinus communis isolate WT05 ecotype wild-type chromosome 9, ASM1957865v1, whole genome shotgun sequence genomic window:
- the LOC8280709 gene encoding putative methyltransferase DDB_G0268948, with product MAGLFDKQAAIYLDARPTFPKEWFSMLSALTLHHSLAWDAGTGNGQAAICVAEHYDQVIATDISEEQIKHAIPNPRVRYFHTPSSMSDDEIVSLVGAEHSVDLVTVSVAVHYFDLERFYSQVKRLLRKPGGIIAVWTYNTISVNSEFDPVMRRFYESTLPFQNPKAKFAFECYKTLPFPFESVGVGCEGQPTTLDMPKEMSFEGMLGLLRSWSAVNTAKDQGVDLLSENVVKEFEDAWGGSNTVRTAIFKTYMIAGKVKQ from the exons atggcaGGTTTGTTTGACAAGCAGGCAGCAATTTATTTGGATGCAAGGCCAACTTTCCCAAAAGAATGGTTCTCAATGCTCTCTGCTCTTACCCTTCACCATTCTTTAGCTTGGGATGCTGGCACTGGCAATGGCCAAGCTGCTATCTGT GTTGCAGAACATTATGATCAAGTGATTGCAACTGACATAAGTGAAGAGCAGATAAAGCATGCCATCCCTAATCCTCGAGTTCGATACTTTCACACCCCATCGTCAATGTCCGACGATGAAATAGTATCCTTAGTTGGGGCTGAACATTCAGTTGATCTAGTGACAGTATCAGTAGCAGTACATTATTTCGATCTGGAAAGATTCTACTCTCAGGTTAAGCGTCTGCTGCGAAAGCCTGGAGGTATCATTGCTGTTTGGACATATAACACCATCAGCGTTAACTCAGAGTTCGACCCTGTCATGAGGCGTTTCTATGAGAGTACGCTTCCATTCCAAAACCCGAAAGCCAAGTTTGCCTTTGAGTGTTACAAGACACTTCCATTTCCCTTCGAAAGCGTTGGCGTAGGCTGCGAGGGGCAGCCGACAACATTAGACATGCCGAAGGAGATGTCATTTGAGGGAATGTTGGGGCTGTTGAGGTCATGGTCAGCTGTCAATACTGCTAAAGATCAAGGTGTGGATTTGTTGTCCGAAAATGTTGTTAAGGAGTTTGAGGATGCTTGGGGCGGCTCTAATACGGTCAGAACTGCTATCTTCAAGACGTATATGATTGCAGGAAAGGTCAAGCAGTAA
- the LOC8280708 gene encoding probable galacturonosyltransferase 12 translates to MQLHISPSLRHVTVLPGKGVREFIKVKVGGKRVSYRMLFYSLLFFTFLVRFVFVLSTVDTIDGESKCSTLGCLGKRLGPRILGRRLDSAVPEVIYQVLQDPLDQDDLKGRSDIPQTLEEFMADVKDTKLNAKTFAIKLREMVTLLEQRTRTAKIQEYLYRHVASSSIPKQLYCLALRLANEHSTNAAARLQLPTPELVPALVDNSYFHFVLASDNVLAASVVAASLVQNALRPHKFVLHVITDRKTYSPMQAWFSLHPLSPAIIEVKALHHFDWFAKGKVPVLEAMEKDQRVRSQFRGGSSAIVANNTEKPYVIAAKLQALSPKYNSVMNHIRIHLPELFPSLNKVVFLDDDIVVQTDLSPLWDIDMNGKVNGAVETCRGEDKFVMSKRLKSYLNFSHPLIAKDFDPNECAWAYGMNIFDLDAWRKTNVSLTYHYWLDQNLKSDLSLWQLGTLPPGLIAFHGHVHVIDPFWHMLGLGYQENTSLADAESAGVVHFNGRAKPWLDIAFPQLRPLWSKYINFSDKFIKSCHIRAN, encoded by the exons ATGCAGCTTCATATATCACCAAGTCTGAGGCATGTGACTGTACTTCCAGGAAAAGGTGTTAGAGAATTTATCAAAGTGAAGGTTGGAGGGAAAAGGGTTTCCTACAGAATGCTTTTTTATTCACTTCTCTTCTTCACTTTCCTTGTTCGCTTTGTCTTCGTATTGTCTACTGTTGACACCATTGATGGTGAAAGCAAGTGCTCTACTCTAG GTTGCTTGGGGAAAAGACTAGGACCAAGGATATTGGGAAGAAGGCTTGATTCAGCT gttCCAGAAGTTATATACCAAGTACTACAAGATCCCCTTGATCAAGATGATTTAAAAGGAAGAAGCGATATTCCTCAAACGTTGGAGGAGTTCATGGCAGATGTTAAGGACACCAAATTGAATGCAAAAACATTTGCCATCAAGCTTAGGGAAATG GTTACGCTGCTTGAACAGAGAACCAGAACAGCCAAAATTCAAGAATATTTATACAGACATGTAGCATCAAGTAGCATACCGAAACAGCTGTACTGTCTAGCCTTAAGGCTAGCCAACGAGCATTCTACCAACGCAGCCGCCCGCCTCCAGCTGCCTACACCAGAACTTGTCCCTGCCCTCGTCGATAACTCTTACTTCCACTTTGTCCTTGCCTCGGATAATGTGCTTGCCGCCTCTGTTGTTGCCGCCTCCCTTGTTCAGAACGCCTTGCGCCCCCACAAGTTTGTATTGCACGTAATAACCGACAGAAAAACTTATTCACCTATGCAAGCATGGTTCTCGCTGCACCCATTATCGCCTGCAATAATTGAGGTTAAGGCATTGCATCATTTCGACTGGTTTGCCAAGGGGAAAGTGCCAGTTCTGGAAGCAATGGAAAAGGATCAAAGGGTAAGGTCACAATTCAGAGGAGGTTCATCAGCCATTGTGGCAAATAACACAGAAAAGCCTTATGTCATCGCAGCAAAACTACAAGCACTTAGTCCCAAGTACAACTCAGTGATGAATCACATCAGAATTCACCTGCCAGAG TTGTTTCCAAGTCTAAACAAGGTAGTGTTCCTAGACGATGACATAGTGGTCCAAACCGATCTTTCGCCCCTTTGGGACATTGACATGAATGGAAAAGTGAATGGAGCTGTAGAAACATGCAGAGGAGAAGATAAATTTGTGATGTCAAAGCGATTAAAGAGCTATTTGAACTTCTCTCATCCTCTGATAGCTAAGGATTTCGACCCTAATGAATGTGCTTGGGCTTATGGTATGAACATTTTCGATTTAGATGCTTGGAGGAAGACTAATGTCAGCCTCACCTACCATTATTGGCTTGATCAg AACTTGAAATCAGACCTCAGCTTGTGGCAGCTAGGAACACTACCGCCAGGTCTAATAGCATTCCATGGACATGTCCATGTTATTGATCCTTTCTGGCACATGCTAGGACTGGGCTACCAAGAAAATACAAGTTTAGCTGATGCTGAAAGTGCTGGTGTTGTCCATTTCAATGGCAGAGCAAAGCCATGGCTAGATATAGCATTTCCTCAACTCCGACCATTGTGGTCAAAGTACATCAACTTCTCCGATAAGTTCATTAAAAGTTGTCATATTAGGGCGAATTGA